A region from the Spea bombifrons isolate aSpeBom1 chromosome 7, aSpeBom1.2.pri, whole genome shotgun sequence genome encodes:
- the LOC128502234 gene encoding transcription factor Adf-1-like, protein MAPRIVFDVSKLIRLVEARPLLWDQSLEANKDLMAKEEAWTEIFRSLFLNWYSKSAREQGAIEAAVTKRWRSLRDRFRKVHSKKGASGRAATSSRKYKYYDQLLFLAPGRQLREAESNLDLLSDEEGHTPEEQATQTTTDDALFSEDEEPGLVFGQVASAPQLSMGESSNMVEDVEVPGPSGLQAMRSPRTQGRGMSASARRPIRRRLRPEQELNQKIISLVHRQRAEDDSDAFGRTLAQRLRSMDIATRNRCMTFILGCIDCFEPPFQTPPVHTLIGHIVERCTLSNGTHQ, encoded by the exons ATGGCACCCAGAATTGTCTTTGATGTGTCCAAGCTTATTCGACTA GTAGAAGCACGTCCTTTATTATGGGACCAATCTCTGGAGGCAAATAAGGACCTTATGGCGAAGGAGGAGGCCTGGACAGAGATCTTCAGGTCCCTGTTTCTCAATTGGTATAGCAAGAGTGCCCGGGAGCAGGGGGCAATAG AGGCGGCAGTTACGAAACGCTGGAGGTCACTGCGAGACAGGTTCCGCAAGGTACATTCGAAAAAGGGAGCTAGTGGGAGAGCTGCTACTTCTAGCAGGAAGTATAAATACTACGACCAGTTACTGTTTCTAGCACCAGGAAGACAACTGAGAGA AGCTGAGAGTAACCTTGACCTACTGTCAGATGAAGAGGGACACACCCCAGAGGAACAAGCTACACAGACAACCACTGATGATGCATTGTTCAGTGAGGATGAAGAACCAGGTTTAGTTTTTGGTCAGGTTGCTTCGGCTCCCCAACTATCTATGGGGGAATCTAGCAACATGGTGGAAGATGTTGAGGTCCCAGGGCCAAGTGGCCTACAAGCCATGAGGTCACCTCGCACTCAGGGTAGAGGCATGTCGGCCTCAGCCAGGAGGCCAATCCGCCGCAGGTTGAGACCGGAGCAGGAATTAAACCAGAAAATTATTTCGCTGGTTCACAGGCAAAGAGCAGAGGATGACAGTGATGCATTTGGGAGGACCCTAGCACAGCGGCTAAGGTCAATGGATATAGCTACACGCAATCGTTGTATGACATTTATTCTGGGGTGCATAGATTGTTTTGAGCCACCATTCCAGACACCTCCAGTACACACATTAATAGGGCATATTGTTGAACGCTGTACTCTATCAAATGGCACCCACCAGTAG